The window AGAGACTGAAACTCTCATACATATTTAGCAGCAAAACATTGCTCctctcactctcatacaatCTCAGCAGTACATTTGCACATCATTATGTCAAGTAAGGGTCTCCTCACTCTCTAATTAGTTGTTTAGTGTATATAGCTGCTTTAACCATTATTGCTTGCATTGTTTTAGTGTATATGCCATTTcgtaataaaatatttgtttgtattaggcaaatatatttgtttcctaataagatatttgtttgtattaaaatatgtatatttgtttccttataaaaaatacgtatatatatttatatttatatttatatttatatttatatgtatatttatacaactatataattaaatatttatatatacatatttttatttatatatttataaaactatataattaaatatttatataaatatatttatatttatacaactatatatataaatacttatataaatatatttatataaatatataaatatttaattatatagttttataaataggctaaatataaatatatttatataaatgtatttatataaatatttaattatatagttgtagCTTTTGTTTAGCTGGGAATGTTTTGTGGTTTAAGGTTCTAGTTCTTTGAGATTAATAAGCTTTTTGAGGCTCTCTTAGTTGGATAGTACATGGTATTTGCTTTTTGTTATTTGGGCATAGGTATAAAGGTGTTTATGTATTTGTGGCTGCATAcgtttggcttaaaaaaaaaaataagtatatatatttatatttatatttatatttatatgtatatttatacaactatataattaaatatttatatatacatatttttatttatatatttataaaactatataattaaataattaaatatttatataaatatatttatatttatacaactatatatataaatacttatataaatatatttatataaatatataaatatttaattatatagttgtataaataggctaaatataaatatatttatataaatatttaattatatagttgtataaataggctaaatatacaaatatatttatatttatatattaaattagatgatatgtctaatttgattgatcatgattatattcacattagtgttttttatttctttttttgtctgatGAACCCTGCTCTATGTTATTTCATCAATAGTAGTGTAATAGGGTATggcattaatttaaaattacttgaATGATGTTGTTACATAATTGCACTCATTCATTTGCACATCCTCATGacttttgttgtttggtttgatatttttatttatatttttgttagagctgagtttcaattttgtaaaGAGGGTGAGTTTTGtcttcagtttttttatttgtttgagtatgaaattataatgattgagtgtgtttgtatgtgatgtggggtgagtatatgcaattGTTACACTTTTAGAAGTTGCGATTGTTGTACTTTGAGTAGATagaaaaggttttgtaattgatgttaaatCAAAGAGATCAAATATGTCACTAACATAAATTTACTTGGCTCTCTAATAGGTTCACAATCTTTGAAGAATATTGACATAAATGTATACTTCGGTGGACCCCTTTACAATCCTGAAGGGATTGACGGATTTCCATTTAGAGGGGAGGGTATTGAATGCTACTACATGATGTTACGTCGTAAGTTGAAGACGTTGActgatttgaagaggaaaataatggACGAATTGAAATTGAACCCTGCTTGGTATGACATCAAGATTATTTATCGTTACCCACAAGAAGTTCTTCATGAACGGATAAATTACGGGTATATGGCGATTAAAGAAGATAAACATGTAAAGATGATGTTTAATAGGATCCAGAAAATGTCCCAAGTAAATGCTGCTGAGTTGTATGTAAGTTTGGAGGCGAGTGTAGACAACAGTACTGAGGTGGTGCAAGAAACATCTACGGCTTTACAATTTACAACCCTAGATAATGGATGCACTACAATGGGAGGGTATGCAATGGGAGGTTATACGCTCCCATCTCAAGATTATGTTGCAAATACTGGTGAAACCCTCTACTCTCAAGAGACACATTTAGAggaggaagacgaagacgaagacgaagacgaagatcaTGCTGCGAATGATAACATAAATAATGATGATATGGATCAGTACGAAGAGAGGATTGAGCAAGGTGACTTTGAGAACGATGTGGATGAGCATGAAGTCGTTCCtaattttgaagaggaaaatatggagtaccatgatgaaggtgatgcagatgatgatgatattggtGTCCAGCATGATACAGATACGACCGTTGGCTACAGAGCTCCTGCGGACTCATTCTACGCAAATACTTGGGAAGATATGGTTGATCCTTCACTTCTTCAGATAccatttctttgtacttggcaagatgggatgcatttttgtaaagggttgacttttgcaaataaagCTGCGGTGAAGCGTGCATTGATAATATACGCAGCAAAGGATAATAGAAATTTCTCCATCCAAAGGTCGAGCACAACTCAATTGTGCGCCGCATGCGTTGACGACAACTGCAAGTGGTACGTTGGGGCATACATGAAGTCTAAATTGAATGGTCTGTGGATGGTCACGTCTTATGTGGGTCCACACAGTTGTATACCCTTTGGGCTGCGAAGAGACGGTAGAATGAtggattctaattttgttgcatCAGAAATTGTGGGAAGATTGCGAAAAAAGCACACTGCTACTATTGATGAGCTTTGGGAGATCATACGTACTAAGTATGATCATgagctttcttactataaagTATGGGACGCAAAACAGAAGGCAATTGCTAAGATTTTTGGGGATTGGGAGGAGTCTTACCAAAGGTTGCGAAAGTTGTTGTTGGCATACTTGGATCAGGATTCGGGTACCCAGTATAGCTATCACACCATACCTAGGCCATTAGAAGGTACTACGTTACTGCGCTATGTATATTGGGCATTCGCTCCATGCATTGCTGCATTCCAGTATTGCAGGCCAGTGATCAGTATTGATGGAACTCATTTATATGGTAAATACAAAGGGGTATTGATGATTGCAATGGCAACGGATGCTAATCAAAAGGTTTTGCCTATCGCCTTTGCTGTTGTGGATAAGGAGTCAGGGGCtagttgggggtggtttttAGAGTGTCTCAGGACTTCGATAGAGCGTGTTATTGAAAACAAGGACATTTGCATTATTTCTGACCGACATAAAGGTATCAAATGCGCCATTCGAGAGTGGCCTAGAGGGCAAGACGAAAGAGAACAGGTATATCATcgatattgccttcgacatgttgctagcaacttcaacacacACTTTGATAACCCGACTCTAAAGGCATTGGCCTTGAAAGCTGGATATGCGACTCATGATGCTAAATTTGTGTCTATAATGCAAACCATTAAAGAGGCCGAGATTAATTTACTGAGGGGTGTAGACCCTACTGATCGCCGGATTATACGTTATATGCCATACACATATCTAATGAGTGAGGATGTAGACAAATGGACCCAGTCACATGATGGTGGAAGACGTTacggggcaatgacaaccaatatcTCTGAGTGCTTTAATGGGGTTCTTAAAGGTGCCCGCGGTTTGCCCATTGCTGCAATGGTTGAGTtc of the Quercus robur chromosome 10, dhQueRobu3.1, whole genome shotgun sequence genome contains:
- the LOC126702702 gene encoding uncharacterized protein LOC126702702, with amino-acid sequence MSSSQSLKNIDINVYFGGPLYNPEGIDGFPFRGEGIECYYMMLRRKLKTLTDLKRKIMDELKLNPAWYDIKIIYRYPQEVLHERINYGYMAIKEDKHVKMMFNRIQKMSQVNAAELYVSLEASVDNSTEVVQETSTALQFTTLDNGCTTMGGYAMGGYTLPSQDYVANTGETLYSQETHLEEEDEDEDEDEDHAANDNINNDDMDQYEERIEQGDFENDVDEHEVVPNFEEENMEYHDEGDADDDDIGVQHDTDTTVGYRAPADSFYANTWEDMVDPSLLQIPFLCTWQDGMHFCKGLTFANKAAVKRALIIYAAKDNRNFSIQRSSTTQLCAACVDDNCKWYVGAYMKSKLNGLWMVTSYVGPHSCIPFGLRRDGRMMDSNFVASEIVGRLRKKHTATIDELWEIIRTKYDHELSYYKVWDAKQKAIAKIFGDWEESYQRLRKLLLAYLDQDSGTQYSYHTIPRPLEGTTLLRYVYWAFAPCIAAFQYCRPVISIDGTHLYGKYKGVLMIAMATDANQKVLPIAFAVVDKESGASWGWFLECLRTSIERVIENKDICIISDRHKGIKCAIREWPRGQDEREQVYHRYCLRHVASNFNTHFDNPTLKALALKAGYATHDAKFVSIMQTIKEAEINLLRGVDPTDRRIIRYMPYTYLMSEDVDKWTQSHDGGRRYGAMTTNISECFNGVLKGARGLPIAAMVEFTFFKLVAYFHDRHKQITSDLSRGKVWSDYAMEIYNKNEQKIAGHTLRNYNHAEGIYQVVTPYNDHRAGGGNHSHDVRIFDRTCGCGKWQNLKIPCSHAIKVLKGLHLDAPSYIDPCYSLNNAILTYSHNFVVPKSESLWTDVRGPRWVPDPQLLRAKGRPTMSRIRNEMDGVRRERGSRREDPELREIQPRQRCRVCHQEGHNRRCCPNSHGASTSGSAMN